A DNA window from Sylvia atricapilla isolate bSylAtr1 chromosome 6, bSylAtr1.pri, whole genome shotgun sequence contains the following coding sequences:
- the SAAL1 gene encoding protein SAAL1, whose protein sequence is MDRNPSPPCSDAEEEEGDAVGNTVYSKHWLFSVLTRLIEVIAPAEPDPAASPEGARTELDEEMENDICKVWDMSMDEDVALFLQEFNAPDIFMGVFAKSKCPRLTEICVGILGNMACFQDICMSISKDENLGQVLLQRLCDSDSPTLLETSRLLLTCLSQPEVANVWVERIRENPSVYDCVCFIMSSSTNVELLVKVGEVVDKLFDLDEELMLNWIKSGTCRSVGPSVDDSPEELPDFKIVPCILEAAKQVRSDNPEGLDVYMHILQLLTTVDEGIQAIVQAPDGGKDTWSLLYDLVCQELCQPDDPPIIVQEQKTVLASILSVLSAMFASQTEQEYTRMRKNMPLIGSLIRILQYMEGCRKRAADNSKESEQEETGRTDVNEEDFHLKILKDICCELLSNMLQELTKENTLEGLHQGHLNEQTCSCAFQNLLPLYFASVESFLEVLREADQTLADNLEKRFPSLKVHT, encoded by the exons GCCTCATCGAG GTCATCGCCCCCGCGGAGCCGGATCCCGCCGCCAGCCCCGAGGGAGCCCGGACGGAGCTGGACGAGGAGATGGAGAATGACATTTGCAAGGTGTGGGACATGTCGATGGACGAG GATGTTGCTTTATTTCTTCAGGAGTTCAACGCCCCTGATATATTCATGGGAGTTTTTGCCAAATCCAAATGCCCTCGCCTAACT GAAATCTGTGTGGGAATATTAGGGAATATGGCCTGTTTCCAGGACATCTGCATGTCCATTAGCAAAGATGAGAATCTTGG CCAAGTGTTACTGCAACGTTTGTGTGATTCAGACTCCCCAACTCTTCTGGAAACAAGCAG GTTGTTGTTAACTTGCCTCTCCCAGCCTGAGGTGGCCAATGTGTGGGTGGAGAGGATCCGAGAAAATCCTTCTGTGTACGACTGTGTTTGCTTTATCATGTCCAGCTCCACAAATG TTGAGTTGCTGGTGAAGGTGGGTGAAGTGGTGGACAAGCTCTTTGATCTGGATGAAGAGCTGATGTTAAACTGGATCAAGAGCGGCACTTGTCGCTCTGTGGGACCGTCTGTAGATGATTCCCCTGAAGAACTTCCAGACTTTAAGATTGTGCCTTGTATACTTGAAGCAGCCAAGCAAGTCCG ATCAGATAACCCAGAAGGACTGGATGTTTATATGCATatcctgcagctcctgaccACGGTGGATGAGGGTATCCAGGCTATTG TGCAGGCTCCTGATGGAGGAAAAGATACTTGGAGTTTGCTTTATGACCTCGTTTGCCAGGAGCTTTGCCAGCCAGATGATCCCCCCATCATTGTGCAGGAGCAGAAGACTGTGCTGGCCTCTATTTTGTCCGTGCTGTCTGCTATGTTTGCTTCACAGACAGAGCAGGAATACACCAGGATGAGAAAAA ATATGCCGCTGATTGGGAGCTTGATTCGTATTTTACAATACATGGAGGGCTGTAGGAAGAGAGCTGCTGATAACTCCAAGGAGTCTGAGCAAGAGGAGACTGGAAGGACTGATGTCAACGAGGAagatttccatttaaaaattttgaaggaTATTTGCTGCGAATTACTTTCCAATATGCTTCAAGAACTAACCAAG GAGAATACCTTAGAAGGACTGCACCAGGGACACCTGAATGAACAGACATGTTCCTGTGCTTTTCAGAACCTCTTACCTCTGTATTTTGCTTCG gtgGAGAGTTTCCTTGAAGTCCTGCGTGAGGCTGATCAGACACTTGCTGACAATCTAGAAAAACGTTTCCCAAGCCTGAAGGTTCACACCTAA